The Actinomyces lilanjuaniae genome segment GGAGGAGGAAGGTCAGGCGTGCCAGGCTTGCAGGCTCGAGGAGAGTCATCATGAGCACCAGGTTGACCAGCCCGATGAGGAACCCGGCGGCAGCGTAACGCCTGCGCTCGTCACGAGGCACTAGCGGTGCCGAGGCTGTTGCGCCTGGTTGGCCGGTCTCGGTCCGCTCGCGCCCGCTCGACACGTCCATGCAAATTTTCTACAGTATGTGTCACAGATTTGTCAAGAGTCAGTGGTGTTCGCATGCCGGGGTAGGTCGTGCTGTACATAAGGTGCGCGGAGAGGCGGGTGACGAACCATCGTTATTGTGAGCAACTTAGTTTTTATGCGAAGGTGCGTGGACTTGTGAGGTCGGTGGTGGGTGACGTGGTGCACCTTCCGCGCATCGGTTGCATCGACGGCCTCGGTGACTGCTGACGTGCCCGTACCCGAGGGGGCTGTTCCACAAGCCCAGGTGTCCCGTCACGACACCGGGTCCCGTCGCGTAGGTGCCCCACGGTGCCTCGGGCTGAGACAGGTGGAGGGAGACTAAGTGGAGGCACTGCAGGTGGGGCCTTGGCGGGCTTCCCCGCTCGGCTGCACCAGGGCTGGTTGTGCCTGGTGCTGTCCATCGACAGCATCACGGGGTGGTCTGCTGTCCGGCAGCCTCACCGGTCTGGCCGGGTTCGGCTCCGGGTGACCGGTGTCTGCCCGGGAAGCTTCGGCCGACTGGCTAGCCCAGTTGGCTGGTTCGCACGCCCCTCACCCGTGGTGTCATGGTACCCGCTGCCCCGCAAAGTGCCTCTCCTCATCCGGGCTGCTCTGCTTCGAGGGTCTACACGCCTGTGCCGTCCTCGCCCTCTGCCGAATCTGTCTTTGGGGGGCGGTGTTGGTGTCGCGGCGATGCGATTGCTACCTGATTCTGTCCGAGCCCACCCGGTCCGCGTGAGGACGGAAGTCCTCACGCGGACCGGATACATTTCCATCCCAATTTAAGGAGACACAGTGTTTGACAAGTCTATGAGAACATCTGGAGTTATAGCGGCCCTGATTGTTACCCTCGGGGCTCTCGTCGCACTGGGTGCCGTGTTTATTAATGCGCCCCATCTTCAGTTCATCAATGTTGCGGTTATGCTTGCCCTTGTTGGGGTTCTCGCTGCGATCGTCATGAGGGCGAGGGGGAAGAAGTAGGGAAGTTTCCGCCAACAAGTAGATATCCGCCCCTCGGGGTGCTGCACCTTGTGGGGATGAGAGGCGTCCCGGTCCCGCTGTCTCCTTTAGGGGTGGGTGCGGGCCTATGACCAGTGTCCTGGAGTGGGTTACATCTGCGGCAGACTGTCCTCATGGTGGACCGCAGGAAGAGTTCCCGGGGTGCTCATGGCTGCTCTATACCTAGGGCGCTATCCGTGGTGCTGCCGCAGTTGAGTCAGACGTGTTTGCAGAAGTAGGGGGCTGACGTGCTTGACTTTTCCTCTACTAGGGCAAGAATACTGGCAACCGCCTGGTCGGGCTGGCTGGTATCGATTGCCATGCTGGTGTTGCTTTTTGCCGACGGCCTTATGAGGGCGGTGGTTATATCCGTCCTCGTCGTGATGGAGATGCTGCTGCTTGGAGTGCTGCTTGCCAGCATACGGAGGACGGGTGACCGTGAATGATCCGGTGATACCCGGGTAGTCTTGCGTGCGAGTACGGTAGGTAACTCATGCTATGACAGCATATGCTTGCCTGCCCCTCAGGCCCGTCAACGCGTACTCGCTAGATTTCCGTGGCATCAGTGCTGCTTTTTTCTGAGTGCCCGCCTGCTGAGGAGGACGGTGGCGGTGATGAGGATGCCGTTCCAGATGAGGAACCAGGCGAGGCCTGCGGGTGAGGGTGTGGACAGCGTGCGGGCCTGCATGCCGAGGGTGGCCTGGGAGTAGGGGTAGATGCTGGTCAGCGGTGGAACGACGAGTGTGATGGCCAGACTGAGGAAGGAGGCTCCCAGGCCAGTCAGGACGGTGGTGGCCAGGCTGGGCACGTAGATGCCGATGAGCAGTTGGGCGGTGGCGATGGTGACAGCTCCCAGTGTGCCCAGGAGAACCCAGGTAATCATGGTGGCGAGGTCGGTGAAGGTGAGGTGGAAGCCCAGAGCGGTGCTGGCGGCCAGCACGAGCAGGAGGAAGGCCGTCTGGCAGTAGAGGGCGAACAGAGCGACCAGGGCGAGCTTGCCGGTGTAGGTAGTGGTGGCGGCACCGTAGGTCGCCATACGACGCCAGTTGTCGTGCTCGTGCTCCATGCGGGTCAGGCCGGCGGCACGGAAGGTGATCAGCATGGGCAGGAAGAAGACGCTCCATAGCAGCCCACCCTGGCCCCACACGACCTGCCAGGTGATTCCCTGGGCCTGGAAGCTCTCGGTGTAGGACAAGTACCTGCCAGTTCCGTTGGCGACGTTGAGGGCGGCCAGAGCCAGGGCCAGGGTGGCCAGGATCCAGAGGCGCTTGGACTTGGCGTGTTCAATAGCCAGAGGTAGCAGGAGCCGTTCGCGCAGCCAGCCGCCAGTCTCGCTGTGCGGGCTAGGGCGAGTGGGTACGGGTGCGCTCTCGGGCCGCAGTACCGGGCTCGTTGTCGTAGTGGGGTGGCTTGGTGTGCCGGGTATGGAGGTAGTCATGGTGACGCTGGTCATGGG includes the following:
- a CDS encoding ABC transporter permease translates to MTSVTMTTSIPGTPSHPTTTTSPVLRPESAPVPTRPSPHSETGGWLRERLLLPLAIEHAKSKRLWILATLALALAALNVANGTGRYLSYTESFQAQGITWQVVWGQGGLLWSVFFLPMLITFRAAGLTRMEHEHDNWRRMATYGAATTTYTGKLALVALFALYCQTAFLLLVLAASTALGFHLTFTDLATMITWVLLGTLGAVTIATAQLLIGIYVPSLATTVLTGLGASFLSLAITLVVPPLTSIYPYSQATLGMQARTLSTPSPAGLAWFLIWNGILITATVLLSRRALRKKQH